A single window of Bufo bufo chromosome 10, aBufBuf1.1, whole genome shotgun sequence DNA harbors:
- the TCP11L1 gene encoding T-complex protein 11-like protein 1, with amino-acid sequence MPFEPDKSQPAEESSDDPSHSADVTDKSVQKRIPSPHRGNTPQASPPRFVSVEELMDAAKGVTNMALAHEIVVNGGFQIKPMELPQGSLERTVRDIVHKAFWDCLEAQFKEDPPVYDHAIILLGEIKETLISFMLPGHTRLRNQINEVLDLELIKQEAENGALDIPKLATFTIGMMGTLCAPARDEEVKKLQDIKEPVPLFRAILAVLDLMKLDMANFTISSIRPHLMQQSVEYERKKFQDFFDKKPNSLEFVTSWLQESADDLLAKDSAASSSSSACPISVLNHAYMKLLAWDHERKAFPETVVMDQIRFQEMKLEVTQLTLLGTLLLIIQNSTTPGIASHTAFMDRMKSLIRLLLEGVGTPSVSTEEALATISEKVCVELSVYLGQHGSTPFSTEREESLKRQIRTASSPSNQIYRLIDSRIQMFLLSYLSAANQRSVPVLPGGLSPIQKELEEMAVRFVRLVNYNKMVFSPYYDSVLGEVLNKQEVQP; translated from the exons ATGCCTTTTGAACCAGATAAATCGCAGCCTGCAGAAGAATCCTCAGATGACCCCAGCCACAGCGCCGATGTCACGGACAAATCAGTGCAGAAGAGAATCCCAAGTCCACACAGGGGGAACACCCCACAGG CCAGCCCTCCTCGCTTTGTGTCAGTGGAAGAACTGATGGACGCAGCCAAAGGGGTCACCAACATGGCTTTGGCCCATGAGATCGTGGTCAATGGAGGTTTTCAGATCAAACCCATGGAGTTGCCTCAGGGAAG cctagaaagAACCGTTCGGGACATCGTCCATAAAGCGTTCTGGGATTGCCTGGAAGCGCAGTTCAAGGAAGACCCGCCTGTGTACGATCATGCCATCATATTACTGGGGGAAATTAAAGAG aCCCTCATCTCCTTCATGTTACCTGGTCATACGCGGCTGAGGAATCAGATCAACGAGGTCCTGGACCTAGAGCTCATCAAACAGGAAGCAGAGAATGGAGCCCTGGACATCCCAAAACTGGCTACCTTTACCATAGGTATGATGGGGACTCTGTGTGCACCAGCTCGAGATGAGGAGGTCAAGAAGCTTCAGGATATTAAGGAGCCTGTACCCTTGTTCAG AGCAATCCTCGCCGTCCTGGATCTGATGAAATTAGATATGGCCAACTTTACCATCAGCAGCATCCGTCCACATTTGATGCAGCAGTCCGTGGAGTACGAGAGGAAGAAATTCCAGGACTTCTTTGATAAGAAACCAA ATTCTTTAGAATTCGTCACAAGTTGGCTCCAGGAATCGGCTGACGACCTTCTGGCTAAGGACTCTGCAGCATCTTCTTCTAGCTCCGCGTGTCCCATCTCTGTATTAAATCATGCCTACATGAAGCTTCTCGCATGGGACCATGAACGTAAAGCCTTCCCAGAG ACTGTGGTGATGGACCAGATCCGATTTCAGGAGATGAAGCTGGAGGTGACCCAGCTGACATTATTAGGGACTTTGCTCCTGATAATACAGAACTCGACTACTCCCGGCATCGCCAGTCATACCGCTTTTATGGACAGAATGAAGAGTCTCATCAGACTTTTGTTGGAGGGAGTGGGAACTCC TTCTGTCAGTACAGAGGAGGCCCTGGCCACCATCAGTGAGAAGGTGTGTGTAGAATTGAGCGTCTACCTCGGTCAGCACGGCTCTACCCCcttctccacagagagagaggaaTCTCTTAAAAGGCAGATCCGGACTGCGTCGTCTCCCTCCAACCAGATTTACCGATTAATAG ACTCCAGGATCCAGATGTTTCTATTGAGCTACCTATCTGCAGCTAACCAGAGATCGGTCCCCGTACTTCCAGGCGGGCTAAGTCCAATCCAAAAAGAACTGGAAGAGATGGCCGTGAGGTTTGTGCGTCTGGTCAACTACAACAAAATGGTGTTTAGTCCATACTATGACTCAGTCCTGGGCGAGGTCCTAAACAAACAAGAGGTGCAGCCTTGA